AAGTCTTAGAGGCGGCCTTACAAGCTATCGCTCAATATCACAATAAGCGCCAATAAAAGATAGCCATGACATTGAAATATAAACTCCCACTATGTTTTTCGCTATGCGTTGCGGCAAATGCCTTTGGCCTGCCGTTATCAACAGAGGGTAAAGGCGAGGTTTATGGTCTTTGGCTCGAACGTGATAAACAAAAAGTGGCGGTATTGGTTGAGGATTGTCAGGGACAGTTATGCGGAAAAATAGTCTGGTTGAAAAAGCCTTATAAGAAAGATGGTAAACCTAAACTTGATAGCAAAAATCCAGACAAAGCACGACGAAATACTCCTCGTTGTGGCTTGACCATACTCTCTGGATTTACTGCCGTTGATAAAAACCATTGGCGCGATGGAACGATTTATAACCCGAGCGATGGTGATACCTACCGCAGTACTATCGAGCTTACTGACCAAGGGGAGCTCGAAGTAAGAGGCTATGTCGGTATTCCCTTTTTTGGGATAACAACACATTGGATCCGTCCAAACAGTAAACTACAGTGGTGTAATAGCAATTGGTATGAATAGCAAACTACTTGCTCTTTTTCTTCACCACAGGAATAGTTAATATACTTTTATGGATTAAATTTAACATAACCATGGGAGGAATTGCCGCACCAACACAAGCTGCTATTCCTGCACCAATCAAACTAAAAAATGAAGTCAACGCAAAAAACATCACTAAATAAAGCAGTGCAGATAGCGTATAAACACGCAAAACTAAACCAGCATGACCAATCGCATAAGATGCCGAACGTAATGACGAGGCCGTCAAATCTAAGGTAGATGCAAACAATAATAGTGCCAGTACTGGTGCTGCTGCAATATACTCTTGACCGACAGTAAGTTGTAGCAATGCCTCTCCAAAGAAAAGAGCGACAACGACAAAGACAAGGCCAAATAATGCACCTAGCATGGCCGTTCGATAGGCCACGACTTTAAAGTCACTA
This window of the Psychromonas sp. MME1 genome carries:
- a CDS encoding DUF2147 domain-containing protein; the encoded protein is MTLKYKLPLCFSLCVAANAFGLPLSTEGKGEVYGLWLERDKQKVAVLVEDCQGQLCGKIVWLKKPYKKDGKPKLDSKNPDKARRNTPRCGLTILSGFTAVDKNHWRDGTIYNPSDGDTYRSTIELTDQGELEVRGYVGIPFFGITTHWIRPNSKLQWCNSNWYE